The Candidatus Omnitrophota bacterium genome contains a region encoding:
- the rsmI gene encoding 16S rRNA (cytidine(1402)-2'-O)-methyltransferase yields MGQGTLYVVSTPIGNLEDITLRAIQTLKSVDLIAAEDTRHTRILLDRYEIKTPTTSYFEYNKIQKTDYLLSVLKEGKSVALVSDAGTPGISDPGYRIIRVCIDNNIPVVPIPGPSGVVTALTISGKPTDKFTFEGFLSNKGARRKSQLIKLKDEGRTIVLYESPHRILKLLEDILEIYGDTEIALARELTKKFEEVRREKVSASIAHFTAHPPKGEFIVIV; encoded by the coding sequence ATGGGACAAGGCACGCTGTACGTAGTCTCGACACCCATCGGAAATTTGGAAGACATAACCTTACGCGCGATCCAGACACTGAAATCCGTAGATCTGATAGCCGCAGAAGATACCCGCCACACCAGAATACTCTTAGATAGATATGAGATCAAAACTCCGACGACGAGTTATTTCGAATATAACAAAATACAGAAGACGGATTACCTCTTAAGCGTTCTGAAAGAGGGTAAAAGCGTAGCGCTCGTTTCCGACGCAGGGACGCCGGGGATATCCGATCCCGGATACAGGATAATCCGGGTGTGTATCGACAATAATATTCCGGTCGTACCTATCCCCGGACCGTCCGGAGTTGTAACCGCGCTTACGATTTCCGGTAAGCCGACCGACAAGTTCACCTTCGAGGGATTTTTATCTAACAAAGGGGCCAGGCGGAAAAGCCAGCTGATAAAACTTAAAGATGAGGGCAGGACGATCGTGCTTTATGAGTCGCCGCACAGAATTTTGAAACTGCTCGAAGATATTCTGGAAATATACGGCGATACGGAGATCGCCCTGGCGCGGGAATTGACGAAGAAATTCGAAGAAGTCAGGCGCGAAAAAGTCTCCGCCTCCATCGCGCACTTCACCGCCCATCCTCCAAAGGGCGAATTCATCGTCATAGTGTAA
- the bioD gene encoding dethiobiotin synthase, translating into MSGLFAVKRTPGRKCIFVAGTDTGVGKTVVTGLLARYFAGKGFKVAVQKWVETGCVKSKAVFSFKMAASPHLAAGMEGKSVDVAKIKKDLRRLSNTHDIVVIEGTGGLLVPLTEKKLLIDVVKDLKLPVLLVAANKIGAINHALLSLEALSARKIETLGVIFNNISRKENKRVLKDNPKIVKKFAGQIPVITLSFERGLATEGVRAE; encoded by the coding sequence ATGAGCGGTCTATTTGCTGTAAAACGCACCCCGGGGCGCAAATGCATATTTGTGGCGGGCACGGATACGGGTGTCGGCAAGACGGTGGTGACGGGTTTACTCGCGCGGTATTTTGCGGGCAAAGGTTTTAAAGTAGCGGTTCAGAAGTGGGTTGAGACCGGTTGCGTAAAAAGCAAGGCGGTGTTTTCGTTTAAGATGGCGGCGTCTCCGCACCTGGCCGCGGGAATGGAAGGCAAGAGCGTCGATGTAGCAAAAATCAAAAAGGATCTACGGCGGCTTTCGAATACGCATGATATCGTTGTCATCGAGGGCACCGGCGGGCTTCTTGTGCCGTTAACAGAAAAGAAGTTATTGATAGATGTGGTGAAAGATCTGAAACTGCCCGTCCTGCTCGTCGCCGCCAACAAGATCGGCGCCATAAATCACGCGCTATTAAGCCTCGAGGCGCTTTCGGCAAGAAAGATAGAGACGCTCGGCGTTATATTCAACAATATTTCGCGCAAAGAGAATAAGCGGGTCTTAAAAGACAATCCTAAGATAGTGAAAAAGTTCGCTGGACAGATTCCTGTTATAACATTATCCTTCGAGCGAGGCCTCGCCACCGAAGGTGTCAGGGCCGAGTAG
- the bioF gene encoding 8-amino-7-oxononanoate synthase, whose translation MEKIEEELKNIAGEGCLRKLTPASSRTAGKIFFGGREYIDFSSNDYLGLSGHPELIAAAKEALETYGAGSTGSRLLSGDLEICHRLEDRMAAFKGKARALIFNSGYQANTGIISALYGAGDCIFSDKLNHASIIDGLVLSGARFFRFRHNDMGHLEAILKKERPKFKNALIITETVFSMDGDSPDLKALVELKDKFTCRLMVDEAHATGIYGRNGSGMVEEAQLSDRVDLIMGTFGKALGSFGAYLAADANVIEYMINRCRSFIYSTALPPAVIACNLASLDIIESEPHRRRDLLRSAEYFRGALKASGFEVRGSSQIVPVIVGENHKAVAMAEALQGKGYRVLPIRPPTVPKGEARLRFSLTFDHDIAVLKRLAADIGNIEV comes from the coding sequence ATGGAAAAGATAGAAGAAGAATTAAAAAATATCGCAGGGGAAGGATGCCTGCGTAAATTGACTCCTGCCTCGTCCAGGACGGCTGGAAAAATATTCTTCGGCGGCAGAGAATATATCGATTTTTCATCCAACGACTACCTTGGTTTGTCGGGACACCCTGAATTAATAGCCGCGGCAAAGGAGGCGCTCGAAACTTACGGCGCCGGCTCGACGGGTTCGCGTCTTTTGAGCGGGGATCTCGAGATATGCCACCGATTAGAAGACCGCATGGCGGCGTTTAAGGGTAAGGCGCGGGCGCTTATCTTTAATAGCGGTTATCAGGCGAACACAGGCATAATAAGCGCCCTCTACGGCGCGGGCGACTGCATCTTCTCCGACAAATTGAACCACGCCAGCATCATCGACGGGCTGGTCTTATCCGGCGCGCGGTTTTTCAGGTTCCGGCATAATGACATGGGCCATCTGGAGGCTATTTTAAAAAAGGAGCGCCCGAAATTCAAAAACGCGCTGATAATTACCGAAACCGTATTCAGCATGGACGGAGATTCGCCGGATCTAAAGGCCCTGGTTGAATTAAAAGATAAATTCACCTGCCGTCTTATGGTCGATGAGGCCCATGCGACGGGCATATACGGCAGGAATGGATCCGGCATGGTGGAAGAGGCACAGCTTTCGGATAGAGTCGATCTTATCATGGGGACATTCGGCAAGGCTCTGGGTAGCTTTGGAGCGTATCTCGCCGCGGACGCGAACGTGATCGAATATATGATCAACAGGTGCAGGAGCTTTATATATTCGACAGCGCTTCCGCCGGCCGTCATCGCTTGTAACCTCGCCTCGCTCGATATTATCGAATCCGAGCCGCATCGCCGGCGCGATCTGTTGCGCTCGGCGGAGTATTTCAGGGGTGCGCTTAAGGCGTCCGGTTTCGAAGTGAGAGGGTCGTCTCAAATAGTTCCGGTTATCGTCGGGGAAAATCACAAGGCCGTAGCCATGGCGGAAGCCCTCCAGGGCAAAGGTTACCGGGTACTGCCCATAAGGCCGCCTACGGTACCCAAGGGTGAGGCGCGCCTCAGGTTTTCATTGACGTTCGATCACGACATCGCTGTATTAAAACGATTGGCGGCAGACATTGGCAATATCGAAGTTTGA
- a CDS encoding alpha/beta fold hydrolase: protein MAISKFEYTDRGFSETILLVPGWAMDRKIFASLDLDFNYLIPTALCPTDFNEALLSTLSAAGLWKISILGHSMGGYMAADFAAKYPDRVKAMTLIGMRRRYDADGINKIKGYVGTNKKGYLYKFYHECFSPGENRCLSLFKNGPMKSYLKDMTEEALVDGLDYLSRASLDGKTLKNVKVRLIHGEGDKIAPVEEALALKKDADGVDLIIMKSAGHIPFLRDDFKTVFYQKARCNFSRYAGSYDEHTAVQTRAANTLMSILPDEDIKNILEIGCGTGNYTRLLADRFKESRIRAIDISGPMIDRARQKMGCGNVCFETSDAEDADMGTGYDLITSNAALHWLRDIDGVLKKSAAGLKAGGIIAFSSFAPETFRELKSALSVAFGKDVTIASGAFPGKNKLTAVVKKYFREVRVTEEFFRERYPSLSALLKSIKYSGTTGFGIKARAVWSPGLVKKIEAVYMERFGSIEATYQVFFCRARL, encoded by the coding sequence TTGGCAATATCGAAGTTTGAATATACCGACAGAGGTTTTTCCGAAACGATCCTTCTTGTCCCCGGATGGGCGATGGATCGCAAAATATTTGCTTCTCTAGATCTCGACTTCAATTATCTCATCCCCACGGCTTTATGCCCGACGGATTTTAACGAGGCGCTCTTATCTACCCTGTCTGCGGCAGGCCTCTGGAAGATATCCATACTCGGCCATTCGATGGGCGGATATATGGCGGCTGATTTCGCCGCGAAATACCCCGATCGGGTAAAAGCGATGACCTTGATAGGCATGAGAAGGCGGTATGATGCCGACGGAATAAATAAGATAAAAGGATATGTCGGGACGAATAAGAAAGGCTACCTTTATAAGTTTTACCATGAATGTTTTTCGCCAGGGGAAAATAGGTGTCTGTCCCTATTTAAAAATGGACCGATGAAGAGTTATCTTAAAGACATGACGGAGGAGGCGCTTGTGGACGGCCTCGACTATTTGTCGCGCGCTTCGCTCGACGGGAAAACGCTTAAAAACGTTAAGGTGCGGCTCATTCATGGCGAGGGTGACAAGATAGCGCCGGTAGAAGAGGCGCTCGCGCTAAAAAAGGATGCGGACGGTGTCGATCTTATCATTATGAAAAGCGCCGGCCACATACCATTTTTAAGAGACGATTTCAAAACCGTTTTTTATCAAAAGGCGAGATGTAATTTTTCGAGGTACGCGGGTTCATATGATGAGCATACCGCCGTACAAACCAGGGCCGCGAATACCTTAATGAGTATTTTGCCGGATGAGGATATTAAAAATATCCTGGAGATCGGATGCGGTACGGGAAATTACACGCGCCTTCTCGCGGACAGATTTAAAGAGAGTCGTATCAGGGCCATAGACATATCGGGCCCTATGATAGACCGGGCCCGGCAGAAGATGGGTTGCGGTAATGTATGTTTTGAGACCTCCGACGCCGAAGATGCGGATATGGGAACCGGATACGATCTCATAACGTCGAACGCCGCCCTCCATTGGCTCCGCGACATCGACGGTGTTTTAAAAAAATCGGCCGCCGGTCTTAAAGCCGGCGGTATTATCGCATTTTCGAGTTTCGCCCCGGAGACTTTTCGCGAGTTAAAGAGCGCGTTATCGGTAGCTTTCGGGAAAGATGTTACGATAGCATCCGGCGCTTTTCCGGGCAAAAATAAATTGACGGCAGTAGTAAAGAAATATTTCAGGGAAGTCCGCGTAACCGAAGAATTCTTCAGGGAGCGTTACCCGTCGCTATCCGCGCTATTAAAGAGTATAAAATATTCCGGCACGACGGGCTTCGGCATAAAAGCGCGGGCTGTCTGGAGCCCGGGCTTAGTGAAAAAGATAGAGGCCGTTTATATGGAACGGTTCGGTTCTATCGAGGCGACGTATCAGGTATTTTTCTGCAGGGCTCGGTTATGA
- the thiE gene encoding thiamine phosphate synthase — protein sequence MRKIDERILYLIISEEYCRGRSAIDIAGDAIAGGVDMIQLREKTKTPGEIIQLARGIKKLCVENNVKFIVNDDPAIAKEAGAHGVHLGQDDAKRFTIAFARKILGKDAIIGLSTSSIEEVERANTEDVDYIGFGPVFPTVVKENCVGIKDIEKVLKTTKKPVFFIGGINLSNVDELLMKGAKNIAVIRAISASDDVKIAAGKLKEKLEKA from the coding sequence ATGCGAAAAATAGACGAGCGGATTTTATATCTTATAATCAGCGAAGAATACTGTCGCGGGCGTAGCGCCATCGATATCGCCGGGGATGCGATCGCCGGCGGCGTCGATATGATACAACTTCGCGAGAAGACTAAAACGCCCGGCGAGATTATACAACTGGCCCGCGGGATAAAAAAACTCTGCGTGGAAAATAACGTAAAGTTTATAGTAAACGACGACCCCGCGATAGCTAAAGAGGCAGGCGCTCATGGCGTTCATCTGGGACAGGACGACGCGAAACGTTTTACCATAGCCTTCGCCCGCAAGATCCTGGGTAAAGACGCCATCATAGGGCTATCGACCTCATCTATTGAAGAAGTCGAACGCGCGAATACCGAAGACGTCGATTACATCGGGTTCGGCCCGGTATTCCCGACGGTGGTGAAAGAAAACTGCGTCGGCATAAAAGATATCGAAAAAGTCCTGAAGACAACAAAGAAGCCGGTATTTTTTATAGGGGGCATAAATCTTTCTAACGTAGACGAGCTTCTGATGAAAGGCGCTAAGAATATCGCTGTGATCCGCGCGATATCGGCCTCCGATGATGTTAAGATAGCCGCAGGTAAACTTAAAGAAAAACTGGAAAAGGCATAA
- a CDS encoding 7-cyano-7-deazaguanine synthase, translated as MNKKAIMMFSGGLDSILAVRLMQEQGVEIQAINFSIDFCACIMQDGENVATKAARALDVPIKVVDITAEYLSVLKNPEHGYGKNVNPCIDCKIFMLKKAKAMMDEFGASFIVTGEVLGERSMSQRLDALNIIAREAGLKGFLLRPLSAKLLDPTVPEKEGAVDREKLLSISGRSRKPQFALAAQYGIKKYPNPAGGCLLTDPGFTKRVKDLAEHDAMTVDNLKFLTVGRHFRLSATTKLAVGRDMDENSLLQKMAITGDVFFKLKEHQGPIAVLRGAVDDSSLELAASVMAHHTKFRNEPALKVDYWRTGSSARQTLSVKPASAAEVERLRL; from the coding sequence GTGAACAAAAAAGCGATAATGATGTTTTCCGGGGGCTTGGACAGCATACTGGCCGTCCGTCTGATGCAGGAGCAGGGTGTCGAGATTCAGGCGATCAATTTCTCGATAGACTTCTGCGCATGCATCATGCAGGACGGGGAGAATGTCGCGACAAAGGCGGCAAGAGCGCTCGATGTGCCTATAAAGGTAGTCGACATCACCGCCGAGTATCTTTCCGTACTTAAAAACCCGGAACACGGGTACGGAAAGAACGTGAATCCGTGCATCGATTGCAAGATATTCATGCTGAAAAAAGCGAAAGCGATGATGGATGAGTTCGGCGCCTCGTTTATCGTTACCGGCGAGGTGCTGGGCGAGAGATCGATGTCGCAGAGGCTTGACGCGCTTAATATAATAGCCAGAGAGGCCGGGTTGAAAGGGTTTCTTTTGCGGCCGCTTTCGGCAAAATTGCTGGATCCCACCGTCCCGGAGAAAGAAGGGGCTGTTGACAGGGAGAAGCTTTTGAGTATTTCCGGAAGGTCGAGAAAGCCGCAATTTGCGCTCGCCGCCCAGTACGGTATAAAAAAATACCCGAACCCGGCGGGCGGATGTCTTCTGACCGATCCCGGGTTTACCAAAAGGGTCAAAGACCTGGCCGAGCACGATGCCATGACCGTCGATAATCTGAAATTTCTTACCGTCGGCAGGCATTTCCGTTTATCCGCCACAACGAAACTCGCGGTAGGCCGCGACATGGACGAGAATAGCCTCCTGCAAAAAATGGCGATAACGGGGGATGTTTTCTTTAAATTAAAAGAACACCAGGGGCCGATAGCGGTGCTTCGCGGAGCTGTTGACGATAGTTCTCTCGAGCTTGCCGCGAGTGTCATGGCGCACCATACGAAGTTCAGGAACGAGCCGGCGCTCAAGGTGGATTATTGGAGGACGGGTTCTTCTGCAAGACAGACTTTGTCGGTAAAGCCTGCGTCCGCGGCGGAGGTCGAGCGCCTGCGGCTTTAA
- the bioB gene encoding biotin synthase BioB translates to MDNKIRMIEALLKLPTIELARRADNVRAAHTGSRLDICTILNAKSGACAEDCKFCAQSCRHRTGIEAYPLKSAREIIDAARAAKNSGARRFGIVTSGNTLTEGEVRRIGEAASVIKAEVGIKVCASLGRMTEEGLAYLKKAGVSRYHHNIETSPRYFRKIVSTHTFADRVETIKLAQKVGLEVCSGGIIGMGETWRDRIEMALILKKLDVDSVPVNVLIPIGGTSFAAAKRLSCDDALRTIAIFRIILKDKAVKLAAGRETSLKDHQALAFMAGANGMLIGGYLTVKGRALADDRKLIEEIKYSWKR, encoded by the coding sequence ATGGATAATAAGATAAGAATGATAGAAGCTCTGCTTAAACTTCCTACGATAGAGCTTGCGCGTAGAGCCGATAATGTAAGGGCCGCGCATACAGGCTCCAGGCTCGACATCTGCACCATACTGAACGCGAAATCCGGCGCTTGCGCGGAAGACTGTAAGTTCTGCGCCCAATCCTGCAGGCATAGAACCGGCATCGAGGCGTATCCCTTAAAGAGTGCGCGGGAAATTATCGACGCCGCGCGCGCCGCAAAGAATAGCGGCGCGAGGAGATTCGGCATAGTTACAAGCGGCAATACGCTTACCGAGGGTGAGGTACGGCGCATCGGCGAGGCGGCCTCCGTCATAAAAGCGGAGGTCGGCATAAAGGTCTGCGCCTCGCTCGGCAGGATGACGGAAGAGGGCCTCGCTTATCTGAAAAAAGCAGGCGTAAGCCGTTACCACCACAATATCGAAACATCCCCGCGTTATTTCCGCAAGATCGTAAGTACACACACATTCGCCGATCGCGTCGAGACAATAAAGCTTGCTCAAAAAGTGGGCCTCGAAGTGTGCAGTGGCGGCATTATCGGCATGGGTGAGACGTGGCGCGACAGGATAGAGATGGCGCTTATATTAAAGAAGCTCGACGTCGATTCGGTGCCTGTAAATGTGCTTATCCCGATAGGCGGCACGTCGTTCGCCGCCGCGAAAAGATTATCCTGCGATGACGCGCTAAGGACGATAGCGATATTCCGCATAATTCTTAAAGATAAAGCCGTGAAGCTTGCCGCCGGCAGAGAGACGAGCCTTAAAGATCACCAGGCCCTGGCGTTTATGGCCGGCGCGAACGGGATGCTCATCGGGGGATATCTCACTGTTAAGGGCCGCGCCCTCGCGGATGACCGGAAGCTTATCGAAGAGATAAAATATTCATGGAAAAGATAG
- a CDS encoding AIR synthase family protein, protein MEKLPALGKIHPEFFNKVIYPRLGAPDKTVMVGPQHGVDFGVIDLGEQVMVLSTDPFYLAKELGIEKAAWFAVHILASDVAVSGIAPRYMAVDLNLPPEITEDELTRMWDTVHKECKKLGIAVVTGHTARYAGCNYPMAGGATVFGIDKKTKLVNPKINPGDLMIVTKGPAIETTGLMAAYFPKFIEARFGPALLKKARDVYYQMSTVKDAQIAARSGGVTAMHDATECGVFGGLYEMAVHSRVGLNIYTDEIVTQDAVTKTCECFGIDPYLSISEGTLLASAKPSRAKAVVRALKDEGILASIMGEAVPAKKGIHTIRRGKKELLEHPKTDPFWIKFEEFSTRAKVF, encoded by the coding sequence ATGGAAAAATTACCCGCGCTTGGCAAGATACACCCGGAGTTTTTTAACAAAGTAATATATCCGCGCTTAGGCGCTCCGGACAAGACGGTTATGGTTGGGCCACAGCATGGCGTCGATTTCGGCGTCATCGACCTGGGCGAACAGGTGATGGTATTGTCGACGGATCCTTTCTACCTCGCGAAAGAACTCGGGATAGAAAAGGCGGCATGGTTCGCGGTGCATATATTAGCGAGCGACGTGGCGGTCAGCGGTATCGCCCCGCGATATATGGCTGTCGATCTTAATCTGCCACCGGAGATAACCGAGGATGAATTGACGCGGATGTGGGATACCGTGCACAAAGAATGTAAAAAACTCGGGATAGCGGTCGTAACCGGGCATACCGCGCGTTACGCCGGTTGCAATTATCCTATGGCCGGCGGCGCGACGGTATTCGGCATAGATAAAAAGACGAAACTCGTGAATCCCAAGATAAATCCGGGCGATCTTATGATCGTGACAAAAGGCCCGGCGATAGAGACGACAGGGCTTATGGCGGCGTACTTCCCGAAATTCATAGAAGCGCGGTTTGGTCCGGCGTTATTGAAGAAGGCGCGGGATGTTTATTACCAGATGTCAACGGTAAAGGACGCGCAGATAGCCGCGCGCTCGGGCGGGGTTACCGCGATGCACGACGCCACAGAGTGCGGCGTCTTCGGCGGATTGTATGAGATGGCAGTCCACAGCCGCGTAGGGCTGAATATTTATACAGACGAGATCGTTACGCAGGACGCGGTGACGAAGACCTGCGAATGTTTTGGCATAGACCCTTACCTGTCGATAAGCGAAGGCACGCTCCTCGCTTCCGCGAAACCCTCGAGAGCGAAAGCGGTAGTGAGGGCATTAAAAGATGAGGGCATACTCGCGAGCATAATGGGCGAGGCGGTGCCGGCGAAAAAAGGTATTCATACCATAAGACGCGGTAAAAAAGAACTATTGGAACACCCTAAGACGGATCCTTTCTGGATCAAATTCGAGGAGTTCTCAACTCGGGCAAAAGTATTTTAA